Proteins from a single region of Rhodospirillales bacterium:
- a CDS encoding acyl-CoA dehydrogenase — protein MTGDQALRFCWDDAFLLEDQLSEEERLVRDSARAYAQDKLMPRIKEAHRHETFDPQIMREMGELGLLGPTIPPAYGGAGLGYVAYGLAAREVERVDSGYRSAMSVQSSLVMYPIWAYGNEEQRRRWLPGLACGQRIGSFGLTEPDAGSDPGGMRSRAVPANAGFVISGRKTWITNSPVADVFIVWAKLDGRIRGFVLERGMEGLSTPAIEGKFSLRASATGEIVMDEVYVPQTHIFADVAGLAGPFGCLNKARYGIAWGALGAAEFCWHAARQYALDRVQFGRPLAATQLVQKKLADMQTEIALGLQAALRAGRLMDEGRCAPELISLIKRNACGKALDIARAARDIHGGNGIVDDYHVIRHVMNLETVNTYEGTHDIHALILGRAQTGLSAF, from the coding sequence ATGACCGGCGATCAAGCCCTGCGGTTCTGTTGGGATGACGCGTTTCTCCTCGAAGATCAGCTTTCCGAGGAGGAACGGCTCGTCCGCGACAGTGCCCGTGCTTATGCACAGGACAAGCTGATGCCGCGGATCAAGGAGGCGCACCGCCACGAGACGTTCGATCCACAGATCATGCGCGAGATGGGCGAACTCGGCCTGCTCGGCCCGACAATTCCGCCGGCGTACGGTGGTGCCGGTCTCGGGTACGTCGCCTACGGTCTCGCCGCCCGCGAGGTCGAGCGCGTCGACAGTGGTTACCGCTCGGCGATGAGCGTGCAGTCCTCGCTGGTCATGTATCCGATCTGGGCCTACGGCAACGAGGAGCAGCGGCGGCGATGGCTCCCCGGGCTCGCGTGCGGCCAGCGAATCGGCTCCTTCGGCCTGACCGAACCCGACGCCGGCTCCGATCCCGGCGGTATGCGCTCCCGCGCCGTTCCCGCGAACGCCGGCTTCGTGATTTCCGGCCGCAAGACCTGGATCACCAATTCACCGGTCGCCGACGTCTTCATCGTCTGGGCAAAGCTCGACGGCCGCATCCGTGGCTTTGTACTCGAACGCGGCATGGAGGGTCTGTCCACGCCCGCGATCGAGGGAAAATTCAGCCTGCGCGCCTCGGCGACCGGCGAGATCGTCATGGATGAGGTCTATGTTCCGCAGACTCATATCTTCGCCGACGTTGCGGGACTCGCGGGGCCGTTCGGCTGCCTGAACAAGGCGCGCTACGGCATCGCCTGGGGAGCACTGGGCGCCGCCGAGTTCTGCTGGCACGCCGCCCGTCAGTATGCGCTCGACCGGGTGCAGTTTGGCCGGCCGCTGGCCGCCACCCAGCTGGTTCAGAAAAAGCTCGCGGACATGCAAACGGAAATCGCTCTCGGCCTGCAGGCGGCGCTCCGCGCCGGGCGGCTGATGGACGAAGGCCGCTGCGCCCCTGAGCTGATCTCGCTGATCAAGCGCAACGCCTGCGGCAAGGCGCTCGACATCGCCCGCGCCGCTCGCGACATCCACGGCGGCAATGGCATCGTCGACGACTATCACGTCATCCGCCATGTAATGAATCTCGAGACGGTGAACACCTACGAAGGCACGCACGACATCCACGCCCTGATCCTGGGTCGCGCACAGACCGGCCTGTCAGCGTTTTGA
- a CDS encoding DUF1850 domain-containing protein: MPVCLAIAQTLIAFLPTNTFTLAWTHSAEKTSWREDWAVVAGQLMPTQAAIEGSGAGMDPPPGAELVDGEWRYTPTTPPMPRLVLANSSFTDDYEICWNNVCRMLATLNPRGVNGPLEIYPCDEGDRAASDGDLPAIHEEKSR; the protein is encoded by the coding sequence ATGCCGGTCTGCCTTGCCATCGCCCAGACGCTGATCGCGTTCCTGCCTACCAACACGTTCACCCTCGCCTGGACGCATTCGGCCGAAAAGACATCATGGCGGGAAGATTGGGCAGTGGTCGCGGGTCAGCTCATGCCGACCCAGGCGGCGATCGAGGGCAGTGGCGCCGGCATGGACCCACCCCCCGGCGCCGAACTGGTCGACGGCGAATGGCGTTACACCCCGACAACGCCGCCGATGCCCCGACTCGTCCTCGCCAATTCCTCGTTCACGGACGATTATGAAATCTGTTGGAATAACGTCTGCCGGATGCTGGCGACGCTCAATCCCCGCGGCGTGAACGGCCCTTTGGAGATCTATCCGTGCGACGAAGGCGATCGCGCCGCGAGTGACGGTGACCTTCCCGCGATCCATGAGGAGAAGAGCCGATGA
- a CDS encoding TRAP transporter permease, which yields MPDPAAGLFAPPRPLFCIAVLFCAFQIVTAAYSPLPSQIVRAVHVGFLVLLVFGMAAERTDTHGVLPRAALWTAGAVAFVLALYHWVFQQALILRSGAPTEIDIAIGCATLALLFDAARRVMGWPLPLICLSFFVYALFGEHLPAPLAHRGYGFDQVIDQYAFGTEGIYGIPTYVSSTYIFLFILFGSFLEQAGMVRLFTDVALGTVGHTKGGPAKVSVVTSALMGTINGSGVANVVTTGQFTIPLMKRFGYRAEFAGAVEATSSMGGQIMPPVMGAVAFIMAETLNISYAQVCIAAIVPALLYFVTALWMVHLEAGRRNLVGLEKAACPKPLAALRRQGHLIIPLVVLVLLLFSGYTPLFSGTVGLALTVVLILATNLSASLTRLLVRIGFWIALAGLCTTFFKFGITPMLAVIGLLSIASLFAAGGRATLWVAVRGMVEGARNALAVGIACALVGVIIGTMTLTGLAGVFTHGIVALGRDNLFFCLLLTMLVCLVLGMGIPTIPNYIIVSSLVAPVLLKLGAPLLVSHMFVFYFGIMADLTPPVALAVFAASAIARSSPMRTGIEAVRIAIAGFVVPFMAVYDPALLLLSDDATDIGYVIVKALLAITLWGAAAIGHLILRLLWWERLLAAAGAFFLVAAVPITDEIGFAVAVSVIILHTLRSRRRAALSPPS from the coding sequence CTGCCCGACCCCGCAGCGGGACTGTTCGCCCCGCCCCGGCCGCTGTTCTGCATCGCCGTGCTGTTCTGTGCCTTCCAAATCGTTACCGCAGCCTATTCGCCGCTGCCAAGCCAGATTGTTCGTGCTGTCCACGTCGGCTTTCTCGTGCTGCTCGTCTTCGGCATGGCAGCGGAACGGACGGACACTCACGGGGTTCTGCCACGCGCTGCGCTGTGGACGGCGGGCGCGGTTGCGTTTGTTCTCGCTCTTTATCACTGGGTCTTCCAGCAGGCGCTGATCCTGCGCTCGGGCGCGCCCACGGAAATCGATATCGCCATCGGCTGCGCCACCCTGGCGCTGCTGTTCGATGCCGCCCGCCGCGTCATGGGCTGGCCGCTGCCACTGATCTGCCTGAGCTTTTTCGTCTACGCGCTGTTCGGCGAGCATTTGCCGGCGCCGCTCGCCCATCGCGGCTATGGCTTTGATCAGGTCATCGATCAATACGCGTTCGGGACCGAGGGTATTTATGGAATTCCAACTTACGTATCCTCGACTTACATCTTTTTATTCATCCTGTTTGGAAGCTTTTTGGAACAAGCTGGAATGGTTCGCCTGTTTACCGACGTGGCGCTCGGCACCGTCGGTCACACCAAGGGCGGCCCGGCCAAGGTCTCGGTCGTTACCTCGGCGCTGATGGGCACGATCAACGGATCGGGGGTAGCCAATGTCGTTACCACCGGCCAGTTCACCATCCCGCTGATGAAGCGCTTCGGCTACCGGGCGGAGTTCGCAGGCGCGGTCGAAGCGACGTCGAGCATGGGTGGCCAGATCATGCCGCCGGTGATGGGCGCGGTGGCCTTCATCATGGCGGAGACGCTGAACATTTCCTACGCGCAGGTGTGCATCGCCGCGATCGTGCCGGCGCTGCTCTACTTTGTCACCGCGCTGTGGATGGTTCATCTCGAGGCAGGCCGGCGCAACCTCGTCGGCCTGGAAAAAGCAGCATGCCCCAAGCCGCTCGCGGCGCTGCGTCGCCAGGGCCACCTGATCATTCCCCTCGTCGTCCTCGTCTTGCTCCTGTTCAGCGGTTATACACCGCTGTTTTCTGGCACCGTCGGCTTGGCGCTGACCGTGGTGTTGATCCTTGCCACCAATCTCTCGGCATCGCTGACGAGATTGCTCGTTCGGATCGGATTTTGGATCGCTTTAGCAGGGCTTTGCACGACTTTCTTCAAATTCGGCATTACGCCGATGCTGGCGGTAATCGGGCTGCTGAGCATAGCCAGCCTGTTCGCCGCCGGTGGCCGCGCAACGCTGTGGGTCGCGGTTCGCGGCATGGTCGAGGGCGCCCGCAATGCCCTTGCCGTCGGCATTGCCTGCGCCCTGGTCGGCGTCATCATCGGCACGATGACGCTCACCGGCCTCGCCGGTGTTTTCACTCACGGGATCGTCGCACTCGGCCGCGACAACCTGTTTTTCTGCCTGCTGCTGACGATGCTGGTCTGCCTCGTTCTCGGCATGGGGATTCCCACGATTCCCAACTACATCATCGTCTCCTCTCTGGTCGCGCCGGTATTGTTGAAGCTCGGCGCGCCCTTGCTGGTTTCGCATATGTTCGTCTTCTACTTCGGTATCATGGCGGACCTGACGCCGCCCGTGGCGCTCGCGGTGTTTGCCGCTTCGGCGATCGCGCGCTCGTCACCCATGCGCACCGGCATCGAGGCGGTGCGTATTGCCATCGCCGGGTTTGTCGTGCCGTTCATGGCCGTCTACGATCCAGCCCTGCTGCTGCTCAGCGACGATGCAACCGATATCGGTTATGTGATCGTCAAGGCACTGCTGGCGATTACCCTGTGGGGAGCCGCGGCCATTGGCCACCTGATCCTTCGCCTGTTATGGTGGGAGCGCCTGCTGGCCGCCGCTGGTGCCTTCTTCCTCGTCGCCGCCGTGCCCATTACCGATGAGATCGGCTTTGCCGTCGCGGTATCGGTCATTATCCTGCACACCCTTCGCAGTCGTCGCCGCGCGGCCCTATCGCCGCCCTCCTGA
- a CDS encoding TAXI family TRAP transporter solute-binding subunit: MKRILAAALVLAASISSASAEQFINVLTGGTSGVYYPLGNALTAIYTEAIPDARITVQATKASVENLNLLQAGRGEVAFALGDSVALAWKGDADMGFASKLDNLRTLAAIYPNYIQIVASKDSGIRTLADLKGKRISVGAPKSGTELNARQIFAAAGITYEQMTVQYLPFGESVELMKNRQLDATLQSAGLGVASIRDLASAVPIVIVPVPKDLIAKIGDPSFVARPIPAGTYEGQDAAVDTVSVNNYLMTRKDLPDDLVYTMTKAMFENLPELIAAHSAAKSISLEDAASAVPAPLHPGAARYYKEKGVLH, translated from the coding sequence ATGAAACGAATTTTGGCGGCTGCCCTCGTGCTTGCCGCGTCGATCTCCAGTGCTTCCGCCGAACAGTTCATCAATGTGCTCACCGGTGGGACCAGCGGCGTCTACTATCCACTCGGCAACGCGCTAACGGCGATCTACACCGAGGCCATCCCCGATGCGCGGATCACCGTGCAGGCGACGAAGGCCTCGGTCGAAAACCTCAACCTGCTTCAGGCCGGCCGCGGCGAGGTGGCCTTCGCACTCGGCGATTCCGTGGCGCTCGCCTGGAAGGGCGACGCCGACATGGGGTTCGCCAGTAAGCTCGATAATCTGCGCACCCTGGCTGCGATCTATCCGAACTACATCCAGATTGTCGCCAGCAAGGACTCCGGCATTCGCACCCTCGCCGACCTCAAGGGCAAGCGCATTTCCGTCGGCGCGCCGAAATCGGGCACGGAACTGAACGCCCGGCAAATCTTTGCCGCCGCGGGCATCACTTACGAGCAGATGACCGTGCAGTACCTGCCGTTCGGCGAGTCCGTCGAATTGATGAAAAACCGCCAACTCGATGCGACCTTGCAGTCGGCCGGCCTCGGCGTTGCCTCCATTCGCGACCTTGCCAGCGCCGTGCCGATCGTCATCGTGCCGGTTCCGAAGGACCTCATCGCCAAGATCGGTGATCCGAGCTTCGTTGCGCGGCCGATTCCCGCTGGCACCTACGAGGGCCAGGACGCGGCGGTCGATACGGTTTCGGTCAACAACTACCTGATGACCCGCAAGGACCTGCCGGACGACCTGGTTTACACGATGACCAAGGCGATGTTCGAAAACCTGCCGGAGCTGATCGCCGCGCACTCCGCCGCCAAGTCGATCTCGCTCGAAGACGCGGCCAGCGCCGTCCCGGCACCGCTGCATCCCGGTGCCGCCCGGTACTATAAGGAAAAAGGCGTCCTGCATTAG
- a CDS encoding ParA family protein yields the protein MLAKVLTIAQQKGGAGKTTLTAQIAVAFAAAGRRVALIDVDPQASLSRWYKVRTERPSDGLPPLTLSEVPGWKLATEIDRLKHSSDLLLIDSPPHAETEAKVAVRCAALVLVPVQPSPMDLWATAPTVALAKAASVPILVVLNRVQARSKLVETARKRLAEDGLPVARTALGNRMPFAASMLEGRSVVEASPKSVAASEIRSLAEEIEGLLA from the coding sequence ATGCTCGCAAAGGTGCTCACCATCGCCCAGCAGAAAGGCGGTGCCGGGAAGACGACGCTCACCGCCCAGATTGCCGTCGCCTTTGCCGCGGCCGGCCGGCGTGTCGCGCTGATCGACGTCGATCCCCAGGCCAGTCTCTCTCGCTGGTACAAGGTGCGCACCGAGCGTCCCAGCGACGGTCTGCCGCCGCTGACCCTGAGCGAAGTTCCCGGCTGGAAGCTCGCGACCGAAATCGACCGGCTCAAGCACTCCTCCGACCTGCTGCTCATCGACAGCCCACCGCATGCCGAGACCGAAGCCAAGGTCGCCGTTCGCTGCGCCGCCCTCGTTCTCGTTCCAGTGCAGCCGAGCCCGATGGATCTATGGGCGACCGCTCCCACGGTGGCGCTGGCGAAGGCGGCGAGCGTGCCGATCCTCGTCGTGCTCAACCGCGTGCAGGCGCGCAGCAAGCTGGTTGAGACGGCCCGCAAGCGCCTTGCCGAAGACGGCCTGCCGGTGGCGCGTACCGCGCTCGGCAACCGTATGCCGTTCGCGGCCAGCATGCTGGAAGGCCGCAGCGTCGTCGAGGCCTCGCCGAAAAGCGTTGCCGCAAGTGAGATCCGCAGCTTGGCCGAGGAGATCGAGGGGTTGCTGGCATAG
- a CDS encoding tetratricopeptide repeat protein — MDTARMGTGQIDTRQYTFCSIFRGAAFRGAAVLALAAVAAASPSGGASAAGSDETQRSAPARPANPDYAAGKAAIDAGDYTKAITLMSKVAAAEPQNADAMNYLGYSYRQLGDYPASLAWYQKALAVNPDHRGANEYLGELYLQMGDVAKADAQLAKLDDLCLFGCEEYDDLKAAIATYKAAHPGATSG; from the coding sequence ATGGACACTGCGCGAATGGGCACTGGGCAAATCGACACGCGGCAATATACGTTTTGTTCAATCTTCCGGGGAGCGGCCTTCCGGGGAGCGGCAGTCCTGGCGCTGGCTGCTGTCGCCGCCGCGAGCCCGTCCGGTGGCGCGAGCGCTGCGGGATCGGACGAGACTCAGCGATCGGCGCCGGCACGGCCCGCCAATCCGGACTATGCGGCGGGAAAGGCGGCGATCGATGCCGGCGACTACACAAAGGCGATCACCCTGATGAGCAAGGTCGCCGCCGCCGAGCCGCAGAACGCCGATGCGATGAACTATCTCGGCTACAGCTATCGCCAGCTCGGCGACTATCCGGCGTCGCTCGCCTGGTACCAAAAGGCGCTGGCGGTGAACCCCGATCACCGCGGCGCCAACGAGTACCTCGGCGAGCTCTACCTGCAGATGGGCGATGTCGCCAAGGCCGACGCGCAGTTGGCCAAACTCGACGATCTGTGCCTGTTCGGCTGCGAGGAATACGACGATCTGAAAGCCGCGATCGCGACGTACAAGGCGGCGCACCCGGGGGCCACCAGCGGGTAA
- a CDS encoding hemerythrin domain-containing protein — MHTNKTHRSWDEEQVQMSSFTELGELLHREHFQMINWVCDLQIKIAGDVSEYEYGFDEEDEDGALRSLKSSLDDVMFHHAFEEDMLFPLLNDHGERDLARLLVDDHALIEPITCRLQAITEEMLNRGIDRHLWAAFRKVSRYLVAEMLSHLVREEMVVVQRLDVLLDSDTDRLLARQHVAERAASCGIRQARAMH, encoded by the coding sequence ATGCATACCAACAAAACGCACCGCTCGTGGGACGAGGAACAAGTACAAATGTCGAGTTTTACCGAGCTGGGAGAGCTTCTTCACAGGGAGCATTTCCAGATGATCAACTGGGTTTGCGACCTGCAGATCAAAATCGCCGGTGACGTCTCTGAATACGAGTACGGTTTTGACGAAGAGGATGAGGACGGGGCGTTAAGATCCCTGAAATCATCGCTTGATGATGTCATGTTCCACCATGCCTTTGAAGAAGACATGCTGTTCCCATTGCTCAATGATCACGGCGAGCGTGACCTGGCGAGGCTCCTGGTCGATGATCACGCGCTGATCGAGCCGATCACCTGCCGTTTGCAGGCGATCACCGAGGAAATGCTCAATCGTGGCATTGACCGGCACCTCTGGGCGGCATTCCGCAAAGTCTCTCGCTATCTCGTCGCTGAAATGCTGAGCCACCTCGTCCGCGAGGAAATGGTTGTCGTGCAGCGCCTGGATGTTCTGCTCGATAGCGATACCGATCGCCTCCTCGCCCGCCAGCATGTGGCGGAGCGCGCCGCGTCGTGCGGTATCAGGCAAGCTCGGGCGATGCACTGA
- a CDS encoding DUF445 domain-containing protein, whose product MLDEPETRDDEANDDKSTGRQRLVATGLLLAAASLFAATFLDPAPDFWTLLLRHVTEASLAGGIADWFAVVALFRRPLGLPIPHTAVIPRNKERIARGLARFVERHFLDPTTIAERLRGADLSGQAAHWLAEPANAAVVADRATQVLAAVVVSIPDAELRTFVRRAALRGISSLDLSYLVAMAVKAIYDSGRHQEAFDAVVARLRGVLTDDPDWVRRAVKENSAWWVPKAIDRGLTKAAVDYGPRLLDELTAPGSRARRAFDALIVRLIEDLRTSPRYRDEIAGIARDMLAAPRLHEILEGTAENLRHLVLENIAEPDSSIRDAIATAVAAFGRRLCDDDAMRRRLERRIVWLVRAIALPWRHRIGGFFADVMRGWEAHAVAERLEAVVGRDLQYVRINGTIVGGLVGGALFLLTHAFG is encoded by the coding sequence ATCCTGGACGAACCCGAAACCCGCGACGATGAGGCCAACGACGATAAGAGCACGGGACGTCAACGCCTCGTCGCAACCGGGCTACTTCTCGCCGCAGCCAGCTTATTCGCGGCGACGTTCCTTGATCCCGCCCCGGATTTCTGGACGCTGCTGCTGCGCCACGTCACCGAGGCCAGTCTCGCCGGCGGCATCGCCGACTGGTTCGCCGTCGTCGCCCTGTTCCGCCGCCCCCTCGGCCTGCCGATCCCACACACGGCGGTCATCCCGCGCAACAAGGAACGCATCGCCCGTGGCCTCGCCCGCTTCGTAGAACGGCACTTCCTCGATCCCACGACCATCGCCGAGCGCCTGCGCGGCGCCGATCTGAGCGGCCAGGCCGCCCACTGGCTCGCCGAGCCCGCCAACGCCGCCGTCGTTGCCGACCGCGCGACCCAGGTGCTGGCGGCGGTGGTCGTCAGCATTCCCGATGCCGAGCTACGGACGTTCGTGCGCCGCGCCGCGTTGCGGGGGATCTCGTCACTCGACCTGTCGTACCTCGTCGCGATGGCGGTCAAGGCGATCTACGACAGCGGGCGGCACCAGGAGGCATTCGACGCCGTGGTCGCGCGCCTTCGCGGCGTCCTTACCGACGATCCCGACTGGGTGCGCCGCGCCGTCAAGGAGAACTCGGCGTGGTGGGTCCCTAAGGCGATCGATCGCGGACTGACCAAGGCCGCCGTCGATTACGGGCCGCGCCTGCTCGACGAACTGACCGCGCCGGGATCGCGGGCGCGCCGCGCTTTCGATGCCCTGATCGTGCGGCTGATCGAAGACCTGCGCACGTCGCCGCGCTACCGCGACGAGATCGCCGGGATCGCCCGCGACATGCTCGCCGCGCCACGCTTGCACGAAATCCTCGAGGGGACGGCCGAAAACCTCCGCCATCTCGTCCTTGAGAACATCGCCGAGCCAGACTCATCGATCCGCGACGCCATCGCCACCGCCGTCGCGGCCTTCGGCCGACGTCTTTGCGACGACGACGCGATGCGCCGGCGTCTGGAACGGCGAATCGTCTGGCTGGTGCGCGCCATCGCCCTACCCTGGCGCCATCGCATCGGTGGGTTTTTCGCCGACGTCATGCGCGGATGGGAGGCGCATGCGGTCGCCGAGCGGCTCGAGGCCGTGGTCGGTCGTGACCTGCAATACGTGAGGATCAACGGCACGATCGTCGGCGGCCTGGTCGGTGGTGCCCTGTTTCTACTCACCCACGCGTTCGGCTGA
- the metF gene encoding methylenetetrahydrofolate reductase, with protein sequence MTSSARRSTQLAVAAPLPHDVQVSFEFFPPKTPQMEETLWSCVQRLARLEPAYVSVTYGAGGSTRERTHATVVRIRQETALEPAAHLTCVGATRDEIDSVARRYWDAGIRHIVALRGDPPDGSNRYEPHPGGYPYAADLVEGLKRIADFDISVAAYPEKHPEAASPQADIDTLKRKIDAGANRAITQFFFDVDHYFRFLDRARAAGITVPVIPGILPVTNFSQVARFAGMCGASLPGWMADLFDGLDDDPETRRLVAASVACEQCRALHAQGVKQFHFYTLNRAELAHAICHVLGVRPRQADRVTPVVATGAGR encoded by the coding sequence ATGACATCATCTGCTCGACGATCGACGCAACTCGCCGTCGCGGCGCCGTTGCCGCATGACGTGCAGGTCTCCTTCGAGTTCTTCCCGCCGAAAACGCCACAGATGGAAGAAACACTTTGGTCCTGTGTTCAACGTCTGGCCAGGCTCGAGCCGGCCTACGTCTCGGTGACCTACGGTGCCGGTGGATCGACGCGCGAGCGCACGCACGCAACCGTCGTGCGCATCCGTCAGGAAACAGCGCTCGAGCCGGCGGCGCACCTCACCTGCGTTGGCGCCACCCGCGACGAGATCGACTCAGTGGCCCGGCGCTACTGGGATGCCGGCATCCGCCACATCGTCGCCCTGCGCGGCGATCCGCCCGATGGATCGAACCGTTACGAGCCCCATCCCGGCGGCTATCCTTACGCCGCCGATCTCGTCGAAGGCTTGAAGCGCATCGCCGATTTCGACATCTCAGTCGCCGCCTATCCGGAAAAGCATCCGGAGGCCGCCAGTCCGCAGGCGGATATCGATACGCTCAAGCGCAAGATCGACGCCGGCGCGAACCGGGCGATCACCCAGTTCTTCTTCGACGTCGACCACTACTTCCGCTTTCTCGATCGCGCCCGCGCCGCCGGAATCACCGTGCCGGTCATTCCCGGCATCCTGCCGGTGACTAACTTTTCCCAGGTCGCGCGCTTCGCCGGCATGTGCGGCGCCTCCCTGCCGGGATGGATGGCCGATCTGTTCGATGGTCTCGACGACGATCCGGAGACCCGTCGTCTCGTCGCCGCCTCCGTCGCCTGCGAGCAGTGCCGCGCACTGCACGCGCAAGGGGTTAAGCAGTTTCATTTTTATACGCTCAACCGCGCCGAGCTCGCTCACGCGATCTGCCACGTGCTGGGCGTCCGCCCGCGCCAGGCCGACCGCGTAACGCCGGTGGTTGCGACCGGCGCAGGAAGGTAA
- a CDS encoding VacJ family lipoprotein has protein sequence MPNTAPSLSRFLAVAFLAAVLFGCATPPDRSDKEAYAEFEAINDPLEPLNRTIFSFNQAIDAMFLRPWADFYRLLLPPPLREGIHNILNNLRSPIILANDLMQGEFERAGTTTGRFLINTTLGVGGIADWASDFGLPYHNEDFGQTLAVWGAPEGPFLIVPLLGPSNPRDALGIAVDNLLIDPIVWWVRVNPDDREWLQYVRTSLTILDVRAQTVDELDDLQKSSLDYYAALRSLYRQFRTSEIYQGQPPPPEEGPRLDDFPAIPLE, from the coding sequence ATGCCGAACACCGCGCCGAGCCTTTCGCGTTTCTTGGCCGTGGCGTTTCTCGCTGCCGTCTTGTTCGGCTGCGCGACGCCTCCGGACCGTTCGGACAAAGAGGCGTACGCCGAGTTCGAGGCGATCAACGATCCGCTGGAGCCGCTCAATCGCACCATATTTAGCTTCAATCAGGCGATTGACGCCATGTTCCTGCGGCCCTGGGCCGATTTCTACCGCCTGTTGCTGCCGCCGCCGCTGCGTGAAGGTATCCACAATATTCTCAATAACTTGCGTTCCCCGATCATCCTCGCCAACGATTTGATGCAAGGCGAGTTCGAGCGGGCGGGTACGACCACCGGGCGGTTCCTTATCAACACCACCCTCGGCGTCGGGGGTATCGCCGACTGGGCGAGCGACTTCGGCTTGCCCTATCACAACGAGGATTTCGGTCAGACCCTGGCGGTATGGGGAGCGCCGGAGGGACCGTTTCTAATCGTACCGCTGCTGGGTCCGTCCAATCCGCGCGATGCGCTCGGCATTGCCGTCGACAATCTGCTGATCGATCCCATCGTCTGGTGGGTCCGGGTGAATCCCGACGACCGCGAATGGCTGCAATACGTCCGGACCTCGCTGACTATCCTCGACGTCCGCGCCCAGACGGTCGACGAACTCGACGACCTGCAAAAATCGTCGCTCGACTACTATGCCGCCCTGCGCAGCCTTTACCGTCAGTTCCGGACATCCGAAATCTACCAGGGGCAGCCGCCTCCGCCGGAAGAAGGGCCGCGCCTTGATGATTTTCCGGCTATCCCGCTGGAGTAG
- a CDS encoding ABC transporter substrate-binding protein gives MPRLPMSISRRRLLVAFVLPLIVGGGAALRSAAADSSIADGAQALVQAFADEGVLLLRDEKASPAASAERFRTLLDRYFATDVIARWVLGRYWNQFNPQERDQYRQLFEDLVVYGYVKRFGDYAGEQLRIVRTLTDSPTQATVFTEIDRPASGQSVRVDWRVGGRDGVFRITDVVVENVSLSQTWRSDFSAVIQQGGGPSGLLTTLRERTGQLKAELGIAN, from the coding sequence ATGCCGCGTTTGCCGATGTCGATTTCTCGTCGCCGCTTGCTTGTCGCGTTCGTCCTGCCGCTGATCGTTGGCGGCGGTGCCGCGCTGAGATCTGCGGCCGCGGACTCGTCGATTGCCGATGGAGCTCAGGCGCTGGTGCAGGCGTTCGCCGACGAGGGCGTGCTGCTGCTGCGCGACGAGAAGGCGTCTCCGGCCGCCAGCGCCGAGCGATTCCGCACGCTGCTCGACAGGTACTTCGCCACCGACGTCATCGCCCGCTGGGTGCTCGGCCGCTACTGGAACCAGTTCAACCCGCAGGAGCGTGACCAGTACCGCCAGCTGTTCGAGGATCTCGTGGTCTATGGGTACGTCAAGCGCTTCGGCGACTACGCCGGAGAGCAGTTGCGCATCGTTCGCACGCTGACCGACAGCCCGACGCAGGCGACCGTCTTTACCGAGATCGATCGTCCGGCCAGCGGCCAGTCCGTGCGCGTCGACTGGCGTGTGGGTGGGCGGGACGGCGTGTTTCGCATCACCGACGTTGTTGTTGAGAACGTCTCGCTCAGCCAGACGTGGCGCTCGGATTTCTCCGCCGTGATCCAGCAGGGGGGTGGTCCGTCCGGCCTGCTCACGACCTTGCGCGAGCGCACCGGCCAGCTCAAGGCCGAACTCGGTATCGCCAACTGA